A part of Babylonia areolata isolate BAREFJ2019XMU chromosome 6, ASM4173473v1, whole genome shotgun sequence genomic DNA contains:
- the LOC143282701 gene encoding uncharacterized protein LOC143282701, with the protein MSLFHSPVPPASSSSSSAPRCGHAPSCDHAPRCRHEHSGMLWAYQPVLVDCPVHLHGDPGVHQRAVLPFLNGAACVQHTVIIVTFIIITIISSSSTIVTIVIFTIFIFFIAIILLIVIFIIFVIIITTTTTTVWS; encoded by the coding sequence ATGAGCCTGTTCCATTCTCCCGTTccgcctgcctcctcctcctcctccagcgccCCCCGTTGTGGCCACGCCCCCAGTTGTGACCACGCCCCCCGTTGTCGCCACGAGCACTCAGGTATGCTGTGGGCCTATCAGCCAGTCCTTGTGGACTGCCCGGTACACCTGCATGGTGACCCGGGCGTCCACCAGAGAGCAGTGCTCCCCTTTTTGAATGGTGCGGCCTGCGTgcaacacacagtcatcatcgtcaccttcatcattatcaccatcatcagcagcagcagcaccattgTCACTATCGTCATTTTCactatcttcatcttcttcatcgccattatcctcctcatcgtcatcttcatcatctttgtcatcatcatcaccaccaccaccaccaccgtctggTCATAA